One stretch of Candidatus Hydrogenedentota bacterium DNA includes these proteins:
- a CDS encoding efflux RND transporter permease subunit: MGHPIPDLPEKHYSLPVRRPVTIAMVFVTLCVFGWKSYQELPINLMPDISYPTLTVRTEYEAAAPEDVEKLVTRPLEEQLSIVSGLIQCSSTSSAGLSEIVLEFTWGTDMGAAQQDVRDRLDLFEPPKEVTEKPVILRFDPTLDPVFRIAITGKDLSNIEDPKRRAEENERQLTELREACERFIKGDLESEQGIAQADVRGGREAEVQVLVDSERIKTLGLTLENVVQALAQQNINLSGGSLREGKTEYLVRTVNEWERVEEIEDSIISKGTRLRDVADVTLGEKDRESVVRVNGREAVELQIYKWGDANTVQVCNTVRDLFGLEREKSSLEKLTAWLGANSTPPADARVPAVVALYQLQKELEEGLTLRNRLPDGVELHVVADQSRFIKAAIAEVQSAAIWGGVLAVLVLYVFLQEIRATIIMNIALPISILTTFIPMFLQDLSLNIMSLGGLAVGVGMLTDNSIVVMESIQRCRDEGDDTKDAVERGTSEVYGPVMASTLTTTCVFLPMAFVQGVAGQLFKDHALVVTYSLLASLLVALYLNPMIAAREKMKFTAGSDAIWVISAYRRGRKEGGGRLTSLLLIPVNALFLTAEWLLDEFWQDVHPIVQWVKNAAANVGAKGAGAVPALILAVVFAPIALLCMLLLFCTHCLLRSVIQFLVTVFFFLSLVIGAVFGLIGWVFNFIFYVPLKMFDRGFEWFRSTYAIVLAKSLKFSPAVLALTIVFFIHSITLIPNLGGELIPPMNQGEFTIRMEAPPGTRLEETERRASALERIALGDPEVGSVAVEIGQEREQANTERGENVAEFVVQLKNPNEQVARQTEIMDSLRRKIAALSSDQVTFSVPSLFSFKTAVELHIKGDDYAVLRDVGNRTIDAIRDVPGIKDPELNMRQGYPEIIVELDRDLLAAKGIAPEQVAQRLRTEVQGELPTTLSRQGDKVDIRVRADRSVLNSVADLRRLSVTDSNPPIPLESVAKITIQDGPSEVRRIDQRQVAVVSANVEGRDLAAVMDDITALLPNVERPTGCTIEPGGQDREFRAAYSSLKFALLLAVFLVYVVMACQFESLLHPALVMTTIPMAAIGVVYTLDALNIPLSILVYIGVISLAGIVTNNAIVLVDYTNLLIDRGMRRAQAVVEAGRVRMRPVFMTTITTILGLLPMSLASGEGDEIRRPMAITLIAGLCSSTVLTLVVIPMVYYLFGGRDAKPQED; this comes from the coding sequence ATGGGCCACCCAATCCCCGATCTGCCGGAGAAACATTACAGCCTGCCTGTACGCCGTCCAGTGACCATTGCGATGGTGTTCGTCACATTGTGCGTGTTCGGTTGGAAGTCGTATCAAGAGCTTCCGATCAATTTGATGCCGGACATTTCGTACCCGACGCTGACTGTGCGGACCGAATACGAGGCCGCAGCGCCCGAGGACGTCGAGAAGCTGGTTACGCGCCCGCTTGAAGAGCAACTCAGCATCGTAAGCGGCTTGATCCAGTGCAGCAGTACGTCGTCCGCCGGTCTTTCGGAAATCGTTCTTGAATTCACGTGGGGCACGGACATGGGCGCGGCGCAGCAGGACGTTCGTGACCGGCTCGATCTTTTCGAGCCGCCCAAGGAAGTCACCGAGAAGCCGGTGATACTGCGCTTCGATCCGACGTTGGATCCGGTATTCCGAATTGCGATCACCGGCAAGGACCTCTCGAATATCGAGGATCCCAAGCGACGCGCGGAGGAGAACGAGCGCCAGTTGACGGAACTGCGCGAGGCATGCGAACGCTTCATCAAGGGCGACCTTGAGTCCGAGCAGGGCATCGCGCAAGCGGACGTTCGTGGAGGCCGTGAAGCCGAGGTGCAGGTGCTCGTCGACTCCGAGCGCATTAAGACGCTTGGGTTGACGCTCGAAAACGTCGTGCAGGCCCTGGCGCAGCAGAATATCAATCTCAGCGGCGGCAGCCTGCGCGAAGGCAAGACCGAGTATCTTGTCCGTACGGTGAACGAGTGGGAACGCGTTGAGGAAATCGAGGACTCGATAATCTCGAAGGGAACGCGGTTGCGCGACGTCGCGGATGTGACGCTCGGCGAGAAGGACCGCGAATCGGTTGTCCGCGTGAACGGGCGCGAGGCGGTCGAGCTTCAGATTTACAAGTGGGGTGACGCGAACACCGTGCAGGTCTGCAATACGGTCCGCGACCTGTTTGGTCTGGAGCGCGAGAAGTCCAGTCTCGAAAAACTGACGGCTTGGCTGGGCGCGAACTCGACGCCCCCGGCGGACGCACGCGTTCCCGCCGTGGTGGCGTTGTATCAGCTTCAGAAGGAACTGGAAGAGGGGCTTACCCTGCGCAATCGCCTGCCGGACGGCGTGGAACTTCACGTCGTCGCCGATCAATCGCGGTTCATCAAAGCGGCGATCGCGGAAGTGCAGAGTGCGGCAATTTGGGGTGGCGTGCTCGCGGTGCTTGTTCTATACGTTTTCTTGCAGGAAATTCGCGCGACGATCATCATGAACATCGCGCTGCCGATCTCGATTCTTACCACATTCATCCCGATGTTCCTGCAAGACCTCAGCCTCAATATCATGTCGCTGGGCGGTCTCGCGGTGGGCGTTGGCATGCTGACAGACAACTCGATTGTCGTTATGGAAAGCATTCAGCGGTGCCGCGACGAAGGCGACGACACGAAGGACGCGGTGGAGCGTGGAACGAGCGAAGTGTACGGCCCCGTCATGGCGTCTACGCTTACGACGACATGCGTATTCCTGCCGATGGCGTTTGTGCAGGGCGTCGCGGGTCAACTCTTCAAGGACCATGCGCTGGTTGTCACTTACTCGTTGCTGGCGTCTTTGCTCGTTGCGCTATACCTGAATCCGATGATTGCCGCGCGCGAGAAGATGAAGTTCACCGCGGGCAGCGACGCAATATGGGTGATATCCGCGTACCGCCGCGGACGGAAGGAGGGGGGCGGCAGGCTCACTTCGCTGTTGCTGATTCCGGTGAACGCGCTGTTTTTGACGGCCGAATGGCTGCTTGACGAGTTCTGGCAAGATGTTCATCCCATCGTGCAATGGGTCAAGAACGCCGCGGCAAACGTCGGAGCGAAAGGCGCGGGAGCCGTTCCCGCATTGATACTTGCCGTGGTTTTCGCGCCGATAGCGTTGTTGTGCATGCTTCTTCTGTTTTGCACGCACTGCCTTCTTCGATCGGTCATTCAATTCCTTGTAACGGTATTCTTCTTCTTAAGCCTCGTAATCGGCGCGGTCTTTGGCCTGATCGGATGGGTGTTCAACTTCATTTTTTACGTTCCGCTCAAGATGTTTGACAGAGGGTTCGAGTGGTTTCGCAGCACCTATGCGATCGTGCTCGCGAAGTCACTCAAATTCAGCCCCGCGGTTTTGGCGCTCACAATTGTGTTCTTCATTCACTCGATTACGTTGATTCCCAATCTTGGCGGCGAACTCATTCCGCCTATGAACCAGGGTGAATTCACGATCCGCATGGAAGCGCCTCCGGGTACGCGTCTCGAAGAAACGGAACGGCGCGCGTCCGCGTTGGAGCGTATTGCGCTCGGGGACCCGGAGGTTGGTTCCGTTGCCGTGGAAATCGGCCAGGAGAGAGAGCAAGCCAATACCGAGCGTGGGGAAAACGTCGCCGAGTTCGTGGTCCAATTGAAGAACCCGAACGAACAAGTCGCGCGCCAGACGGAAATCATGGACTCGTTGCGCCGGAAAATCGCCGCGTTGAGTTCGGACCAGGTTACGTTCTCCGTGCCGTCCCTGTTCAGCTTCAAGACGGCCGTGGAGCTCCATATTAAGGGAGACGATTACGCGGTGTTGCGGGATGTCGGCAATCGCACGATAGACGCAATTCGCGACGTCCCGGGAATCAAGGACCCGGAACTGAACATGCGGCAGGGCTATCCGGAAATCATTGTCGAACTCGACCGCGACTTGCTTGCCGCGAAGGGGATCGCGCCGGAGCAGGTTGCGCAACGCCTGCGCACGGAAGTGCAGGGCGAACTGCCGACGACGCTGAGCCGGCAGGGGGACAAGGTGGACATCCGCGTGCGGGCGGATCGATCAGTGTTGAACAGTGTGGCTGACTTGCGGCGGCTGTCGGTGACGGATTCGAACCCGCCGATTCCGCTCGAGTCGGTTGCGAAGATTACCATTCAGGACGGACCGAGCGAAGTGCGCCGTATTGATCAACGTCAGGTCGCCGTAGTTTCCGCGAACGTCGAAGGCCGCGATCTCGCCGCCGTCATGGATGACATTACTGCGCTCCTGCCGAACGTGGAACGTCCGACGGGGTGTACGATTGAACCGGGCGGCCAGGACCGCGAATTCCGGGCTGCGTATTCGAGTCTGAAATTCGCGCTGCTGTTAGCCGTGTTTCTGGTCTACGTTGTGATGGCGTGCCAATTCGAGTCGCTGCTGCATCCCGCGCTGGTGATGACCACGATTCCCATGGCGGCTATCGGCGTTGTGTATACGCTGGACGCCCTGAACATTCCGCTCAGCATTCTCGTCTACATCGGCGTTATCTCGTTGGCCGGTATCGTGACGAACAACGCGATCGTGTTGGTGGACTACACCAATCTGCTGATAGATCGCGGTATGCGTCGCGCGCAGGCGGTGGTGGAGGCGGGCCGCGTACGTATGCGTCCGGTGTTTATGACGACCATCACAACGATTCTTGGTTTATTGCCGATGTCGTTGGCTTCGGGCGAGGGTGACGAGATTCGCCGGCCGATGGCAATCACGCTGATCGCGGGGCTTTGCTCGTCCACGGTCTTAACCCTCGTTGTGATTCCCATGGTCTACTACCTCTTCGGAGGCCGTGATGCGAAGCCGCAAGAGGATTAG
- a CDS encoding efflux RND transporter permease subunit produces MRSRKRISPPGIALARPVTIFMLLVTALCLGVISINRLPIEFLPPMDLPFIICQIPYIGATPEQVEKEVAIPAEGEFRTLSSLERVLTTCDSNGATIRLIFEMGTDMANATADVRDRMERLKLQLPDEIENIFLRRFNLNSMPVMAFSIYGPGDEEELAYLVRTILKPRIMRLDGVADITIFGKPEKEVLIEFDQDALRNRGAGLFQVVSALRQSSINVSAGDIADGGRKFYVRTLGEFTTPEDIGRLIVGSNALRLRDVATVGYRTREVSTDFSIDGRSGTFMLVRKEAEANAIQTCRNVHAELEKLASDPIFRDTKTFMFFDQSDLILSTLGSLKSSAGMGAVLAVIVLFLFLLRMRPTIVVATAIPTSAVFAFIYMYFFGITLNLITMISFILAIGMLIDDSIVVIENIYRHRQLGLDRKQSALIGTEEVILPNFASALTTLAPFVPVFYLDAGIFSTYLRQFAVPIVICQFSSLLIGITFIPLAVSRIKPRREMQIMQFLRRHGFARLLSTDDVIGGQGGTRRWNPFRRLAWWYLVVLGWSLRNRMLVLGIIIVVLGLTWFVPYSNMQMQNEPAVDTRQVEINVRLDQGYDLDKARALFADIRGLVDEQRAELGIKNVFTRCDQYGGDINIYLYTDDDKDEANGLPERPEGMDSPYSTEEAMDILWQRLPRKIPGGELRFRVAEATEQSTRSFALQLRGDDAAMLRVYADQLEKRMVETIPDITEVTTDVERRRSEIQLGVRENMADLHGLTPLGIAQTVDFALRGVRLSYLKQGGREIPVWAQFQEEDRKSKANLENVALIGQGGGQVSLNQLVEFGKADSPQVINRVNGKNVISVTSKFKGQDLGGIMAKLKEILTTFGMAPGYTVEFGDELMNLEENSANFTAMMVLAVILIYVVLGATFESFILPVSILATLPLAAIGSFWYLYISDTPFDVLCMIGFLLLVGIIVKNGIVLIDFIKMERERGVDRYTAVLCAGRDRLRPVLMTASTTILGSLPIGIGSELGGEVSFDGVGKILIGGMVTGTLLTMVIVPVVYTVIDDLRVWFSSYFANLGNLLRIRRAYGARPKESLHPTIH; encoded by the coding sequence ATGCGAAGCCGCAAGAGGATTAGCCCTCCGGGAATCGCGCTGGCACGGCCCGTGACCATCTTCATGCTGCTTGTGACGGCGTTGTGCCTCGGCGTGATTTCGATCAATCGTCTCCCGATCGAGTTTCTGCCGCCGATGGACCTGCCGTTCATCATCTGCCAAATCCCGTACATCGGCGCGACGCCGGAGCAGGTCGAAAAAGAGGTGGCGATTCCCGCGGAAGGCGAGTTCCGCACGTTATCGAGTCTTGAACGGGTCTTGACAACGTGCGACTCGAATGGCGCCACGATACGGCTGATTTTCGAAATGGGTACGGACATGGCGAACGCGACGGCCGACGTGCGCGATCGCATGGAGCGGCTCAAGCTGCAACTGCCGGACGAGATCGAGAACATCTTCCTTCGGCGCTTCAATTTGAACTCGATGCCGGTCATGGCGTTCAGCATCTATGGGCCCGGCGACGAAGAAGAGCTGGCGTATCTGGTGCGGACCATTCTAAAGCCGCGCATCATGCGCCTTGACGGCGTCGCGGACATCACGATATTCGGCAAGCCCGAGAAGGAAGTGTTGATCGAGTTCGACCAGGACGCCCTGCGCAACCGGGGCGCCGGACTGTTCCAAGTGGTATCCGCGCTCCGTCAGAGCAGCATTAACGTCTCGGCCGGCGACATTGCGGACGGCGGTAGAAAATTCTACGTCCGCACGCTTGGCGAGTTTACAACTCCTGAAGACATCGGCCGCCTCATCGTTGGAAGCAATGCGCTGCGGCTGCGAGACGTGGCGACAGTGGGGTACCGCACGCGCGAGGTTTCAACCGATTTTTCCATCGATGGGCGCTCCGGCACGTTTATGCTGGTCCGCAAGGAGGCCGAGGCGAATGCGATCCAGACGTGCAGGAACGTTCACGCGGAACTTGAGAAGTTGGCTTCGGACCCGATCTTTCGCGACACCAAGACGTTCATGTTCTTCGATCAGTCCGATCTGATCCTTTCCACCCTGGGAAGCCTCAAGAGTTCCGCGGGAATGGGCGCGGTCCTCGCCGTGATCGTCCTGTTTCTGTTTCTGTTGCGCATGCGCCCGACGATCGTCGTAGCGACCGCGATTCCGACGTCCGCGGTATTCGCCTTTATTTATATGTACTTTTTCGGGATCACCCTGAACCTGATCACGATGATCTCGTTTATTCTTGCGATCGGCATGCTCATTGACGACTCGATCGTGGTGATCGAGAATATTTACCGTCACCGGCAACTCGGCCTCGACCGGAAGCAAAGCGCGCTGATTGGCACCGAGGAAGTCATTCTGCCGAATTTTGCATCGGCGCTGACCACGCTTGCGCCGTTCGTCCCGGTGTTCTACCTGGACGCGGGGATTTTTTCGACGTACCTGCGCCAGTTTGCCGTGCCTATCGTGATTTGTCAGTTCTCCAGTTTGTTAATCGGAATTACCTTCATTCCGCTGGCAGTGAGCCGAATTAAGCCGCGCCGCGAAATGCAGATTATGCAATTCCTCCGGCGTCATGGCTTTGCCCGACTCCTTTCGACCGACGACGTAATCGGCGGGCAAGGAGGCACGCGCCGGTGGAACCCGTTCCGCCGATTGGCATGGTGGTACCTTGTTGTGCTCGGTTGGTCGCTGCGCAACCGGATGCTGGTGCTGGGCATCATCATCGTCGTGCTCGGACTTACCTGGTTTGTCCCATACAGCAACATGCAGATGCAGAACGAACCCGCGGTAGATACGCGGCAAGTCGAGATCAACGTTCGCCTCGATCAAGGGTACGACCTCGACAAGGCCCGGGCGCTGTTCGCGGACATTCGTGGACTGGTGGACGAGCAACGTGCCGAGTTGGGTATCAAAAACGTGTTTACACGCTGCGATCAGTATGGCGGCGACATCAACATCTACCTTTACACGGATGACGACAAAGACGAAGCCAATGGCCTTCCCGAACGCCCGGAGGGTATGGATTCCCCGTATTCGACCGAGGAAGCGATGGACATTCTGTGGCAGCGGCTTCCGAGAAAGATTCCCGGCGGCGAGCTTCGCTTTCGCGTCGCCGAAGCAACGGAGCAGTCTACGCGATCGTTTGCGTTGCAGCTTCGCGGTGACGACGCGGCGATGCTGCGGGTGTATGCCGATCAACTCGAAAAACGCATGGTCGAAACGATACCGGACATCACCGAAGTCACGACAGATGTTGAGCGCAGGCGCAGCGAGATTCAGCTTGGCGTTCGGGAGAACATGGCGGACCTACACGGATTGACGCCGTTGGGCATCGCGCAAACCGTCGATTTTGCCCTGCGCGGCGTGCGTCTTTCGTATCTCAAGCAGGGCGGGCGCGAGATTCCGGTGTGGGCGCAATTTCAGGAGGAAGACCGCAAGTCGAAGGCGAACCTCGAGAACGTGGCGCTAATCGGTCAGGGCGGCGGCCAGGTCTCGCTGAATCAGCTCGTCGAATTCGGAAAGGCCGACAGCCCCCAGGTCATCAACCGCGTGAACGGCAAGAATGTCATCTCGGTCACGTCCAAATTCAAAGGTCAGGATCTGGGCGGAATCATGGCGAAGCTCAAGGAAATCCTGACGACATTTGGCATGGCGCCGGGTTACACCGTCGAGTTTGGCGACGAGCTGATGAATCTGGAAGAGAACAGCGCGAACTTTACGGCGATGATGGTGCTCGCGGTCATACTAATTTACGTAGTACTCGGCGCAACGTTCGAGTCGTTTATTCTTCCCGTCTCGATACTCGCGACGTTGCCCCTTGCCGCTATCGGGTCGTTTTGGTATCTGTATATCAGCGATACGCCGTTTGACGTGCTGTGCATGATCGGGTTTCTGTTGCTTGTGGGCATTATTGTCAAGAATGGTATCGTTCTCATCGACTTTATCAAGATGGAGCGCGAGAGGGGCGTCGATCGGTATACGGCGGTGCTCTGCGCGGGCCGAGACCGCCTGCGCCCCGTGCTCATGACCGCTTCGACGACGATTCTCGGCTCGCTGCCCATTGGCATTGGCAGCGAGCTTGGCGGTGAGGTTTCGTTTGACGGGGTCGGCAAGATTCTCATCGGCGGTATGGTGACGGGCACGCTACTTACGATGGTGATTGTCCCGGTCGTCTACACGGTCATCGACGATCTCCGAGTCTGGTTTTCAAGTTACTTCGCCAACCTCGGGAACCTGCTGCGCATTCGCCGCGCGTATGGCGCCCGGCCCAAGGAATCGCTGCACCCGACGATTCACTAA